In Helicobacter mastomyrinus, a single genomic region encodes these proteins:
- a CDS encoding aldo/keto reductase, giving the protein MPQRKIGNFKVSAIGLGCMGMSANHGPARDKKEMIKLLHKAVDLGYTFFDTAEVYGPHTNEELLGEALKGYKDKIIINTKFGFYYPFGKQQLDSSRKSIMRAVDGSLKRLQRDCIDLYTQHRVDIDTPIEEVAGTMKDLVKMGKIKAWALGEAGIKTIQKAHKVFAPVAMQSQYSMAFRDLEQNGIMDTCEKLGIAIVAYSPLDRGFLGGSFNKNTTFHKTLDFRSTMPRFSKEALETNQSVVEFIKKVAQSKSINGKPASVAQVALAWILSNKSFVVPIPETTKIHRLEENLNASLLHFSLNELKEINKELSKIVIIGDRYAPNSDAAKSVGL; this is encoded by the coding sequence ATTCCACAAAGAAAAATTGGAAATTTCAAAGTCTCTGCAATCGGCTTAGGTTGTATGGGAATGAGCGCAAATCACGGACCTGCAAGGGATAAAAAAGAAATGATAAAGTTGCTGCATAAAGCGGTGGATTTGGGATATACATTCTTTGATACCGCTGAAGTGTATGGACCACACACCAATGAGGAGCTTTTGGGCGAGGCTTTGAAAGGCTATAAAGACAAAATTATTATTAATACCAAATTTGGCTTTTACTATCCCTTTGGCAAACAACAGCTAGATTCTAGCCGCAAGTCTATTATGCGCGCAGTTGATGGGAGCTTGAAACGATTGCAAAGAGATTGCATTGACCTCTACACCCAGCATAGAGTGGATATTGACACGCCCATTGAGGAAGTGGCAGGGACGATGAAAGATTTAGTCAAAATGGGTAAAATCAAGGCGTGGGCGTTAGGCGAAGCAGGGATTAAAACAATACAGAAAGCACACAAAGTCTTTGCCCCTGTGGCAATGCAGAGTCAATACTCTATGGCATTCCGCGACTTAGAGCAAAATGGCATAATGGACACTTGCGAGAAGTTAGGAATCGCCATTGTTGCTTATTCTCCGCTTGATAGAGGATTTTTAGGTGGAAGCTTTAATAAAAACACGACTTTTCATAAAACGCTTGATTTTCGCTCCACAATGCCGCGCTTCTCCAAAGAGGCGTTGGAGACCAACCAAAGCGTGGTTGAGTTTATTAAAAAGGTAGCACAGAGCAAAAGCATTAATGGCAAACCCGCAAGTGTCGCGCAAGTCGCCTTAGCGTGGATTCTTTCAAACAAAAGCTTTGTTGTGCCAATCCCAGAGACAACCAAGATTCATAGGCTAGAGGAGAATCTTAACGCAAGTTTATTGCACTTTAGCCTTAACGAACTAAAAGAAATCAATAAGGAATTAAGCAAGATTGTCATCATAGGGGATAGATACGCACCCAATAGCGATGCGGCAAAGAGTGTGGGGCTGTGA
- a CDS encoding restriction endonuclease subunit S, producing MPLENFINIKWQEFRIGELFEMIKPKCSYAKRDLPKEPTSKCDLPAITCTSDNQGISCYVPRQNAEILKNVISVAANGDAPAFYQPYEFTILQDAYALKFTEKELNSSCYLYLTSLLQKILQKYNWNNKSGWTKVSQEFIYLPTYPNNKIAFDFMESFIKALEKGSIKSVVEFSEMKLNAYKK from the coding sequence TTGCCGCTTGAAAATTTTATAAACATCAAATGGCAGGAATTTAGAATCGGAGAGTTGTTTGAGATGATTAAGCCTAAGTGTTCTTATGCAAAAAGAGATTTGCCAAAAGAACCAACCTCAAAATGTGATTTACCAGCTATAACTTGCACAAGCGATAATCAAGGCATAAGCTGTTATGTGCCACGACAAAATGCAGAAATTTTAAAAAATGTTATTTCTGTTGCAGCAAATGGCGATGCTCCTGCGTTTTATCAACCTTATGAATTTACGATTTTGCAAGACGCTTACGCTTTAAAATTTACAGAAAAGGAGTTAAATTCTAGTTGCTATTTGTATTTGACTTCACTTTTGCAAAAAATTCTGCAAAAGTATAATTGGAATAATAAATCAGGCTGGACAAAGGTTTCTCAAGAATTTATTTATCTCCCCACTTATCCAAACAACAAAATTGCCTTTGATTTTATGGAATCTTTTATAAAAGCCCTAGAGAAAGGAAGCATAAAAAGCGTGGTAGAGTTTAGCGAGATGAAATTAAATGCTTATAAAAAATAA
- a CDS encoding HsdM family class I SAM-dependent methyltransferase, with amino-acid sequence MIEVKGTKCRLARFKNGEIENTNDKGELLFKNIGDYALNGAVHYANAILDYTHSYDEVIALGINGYYKDDQSKDIATEYAFYYLNRKNLSCPKKIGDYKDLSVFAKEHLSEFITQIDALTLSEKEREKIIENLESDIESKLNALNQFLHDELLNINPNTRVALLVGMIMAAQGVKDKVKPLSLEELKGEQGTKSNDGQIFLNKINDFLEQKSFPQEKIAMVINDLESAFIHSKLWQQSTFTNTQKTDETPLKKTYALVCDNILPLVRKLQTADIAGRLFNSLTKWLEVPDSEKNDVVLTPRYIVDLMVALTRVNKDSYVWDYATGSGAFLISAMNTMIKDTQERVPSPKEREAKIAHIKAFQLLGIEKRADIYLLGILNMILLDDGSANLLHKDSLSDFQGFYEQGEKKGESFPADCFLLNPPYSAAGKGFIFVERALKKMNKGKACVIIQENAGSGNGLPYTKDILTHSTLLASIKMPNDLFVGKSSVQTAIYLFEVGTPHDVKSQVRFIDFSTDGYTRAARKKAKASTNLKDSDNAKARYEELINVVLYGSSYLHYYKDFFIEDCINLEGRDWTYAQHKVIDTKPTLGDFKKCVSEYLAWEVSNVLKNSNKDSAQNFL; translated from the coding sequence ATGATAGAAGTTAAAGGCACGAAATGTAGGTTAGCTAGATTTAAAAATGGCGAAATAGAAAACACAAATGATAAAGGCGAACTACTCTTTAAAAACATTGGCGATTATGCGCTAAATGGTGCGGTGCATTATGCTAATGCGATTTTAGATTATACACATAGCTATGATGAGGTTATCGCGCTTGGGATTAATGGCTACTACAAGGACGACCAAAGCAAAGATATTGCCACAGAATATGCCTTTTATTATTTAAACCGAAAAAATCTTTCTTGCCCTAAGAAAATCGGCGATTATAAGGATTTATCTGTTTTTGCAAAAGAGCATTTAAGCGAATTTATAACGCAAATTGATGCGCTCACTTTAAGTGAAAAAGAGCGCGAAAAAATCATTGAAAATTTAGAAAGCGATATAGAATCTAAGCTTAATGCCTTAAATCAATTTCTTCACGATGAGCTTTTAAATATCAATCCAAACACGCGCGTAGCATTACTTGTAGGTATGATTATGGCAGCACAAGGCGTTAAGGATAAAGTGAAGCCTTTATCATTAGAGGAATTAAAAGGCGAACAAGGCACAAAATCAAATGATGGGCAAATTTTTCTTAATAAAATTAACGACTTTTTAGAGCAAAAAAGTTTTCCGCAAGAAAAAATCGCAATGGTAATTAATGATTTAGAATCTGCCTTTATTCACTCAAAGCTTTGGCAGCAAAGCACTTTTACAAACACACAAAAAACCGATGAAACACCCTTAAAAAAGACCTATGCTCTAGTATGTGATAACATTCTCCCACTTGTAAGAAAGCTACAAACCGCAGACATTGCGGGGCGACTTTTTAACTCTCTTACAAAATGGCTTGAAGTGCCAGATAGCGAGAAAAATGATGTCGTGCTAACCCCTCGCTATATAGTTGATTTAATGGTCGCACTCACTCGCGTGAATAAAGATTCGTATGTATGGGACTATGCCACAGGCTCGGGAGCGTTTTTGATTTCTGCGATGAATACAATGATTAAAGACACACAAGAGAGGGTTCCAAGCCCTAAAGAAAGAGAAGCTAAAATCGCTCATATTAAAGCTTTTCAATTACTAGGTATAGAGAAAAGAGCAGATATTTACTTGCTTGGAATCTTAAATATGATTTTGCTTGATGATGGCTCGGCGAATCTCTTGCATAAGGATAGCCTTAGTGATTTTCAAGGCTTTTATGAGCAAGGAGAGAAGAAAGGAGAGAGTTTCCCTGCGGATTGCTTCTTGCTAAATCCTCCCTATTCAGCTGCTGGTAAAGGCTTTATATTTGTTGAGAGGGCATTAAAGAAAATGAATAAGGGCAAAGCCTGTGTGATTATCCAAGAAAATGCAGGAAGTGGCAATGGACTGCCCTATACAAAGGATATTCTCACACATAGCACGCTTTTGGCAAGTATTAAAATGCCAAATGATTTATTTGTAGGTAAATCAAGTGTGCAGACTGCGATTTATCTCTTTGAAGTAGGCACTCCTCACGATGTAAAATCTCAAGTGAGATTTATTGACTTTAGCACAGATGGCTACACGAGAGCGGCACGCAAAAAGGCAAAAGCCTCTACAAACCTAAAAGATAGCGATAATGCAAAAGCAAGATATGAAGAACTCATTAATGTAGTGCTATATGGAAGCTCTTATTTGCATTATTATAAAGATTTTTTCATAGAAGATTGCATAAATTTAGAGGGTAGAGACTGGACTTATGCGCAGCATAAAGTGATAGATACGAAGCCTACTTTAGGGGATTTTAAAAAATGCGTGAGTGAGTATTTAGCTTGGGAAGTGAGCAATGTGCTAAAAAATAGCAATAAGGATTCCGCGCAAAATTTTCTCTAA
- a CDS encoding DMT family transporter, with the protein MSWVYLLLAGLMEIAGVILMKKYSLTGRKIFLLGIVVQFGLSLALLSLAMQGIAMATAYAIWTGIGTAGVCLWFFKESKSVKKLFFIALIIVSVVGLKVIG; encoded by the coding sequence ATGAGCTGGGTGTATTTGCTGCTTGCTGGATTGATGGAGATTGCAGGTGTTATTTTGATGAAAAAATACAGCCTGACAGGGCGCAAAATCTTTTTGCTTGGTATTGTTGTGCAGTTTGGACTAAGTCTTGCTTTGCTCTCTCTTGCAATGCAGGGCATTGCGATGGCAACTGCGTATGCAATATGGACAGGCATTGGCACTGCTGGGGTGTGCTTGTGGTTTTTTAAAGAGAGCAAGAGCGTCAAAAAACTCTTTTTCATCGCGCTCATTATCGTTTCAGTCGTGGGGTTAAAGGTGATTGGCTAA
- a CDS encoding multidrug efflux SMR transporter: MTQIKLTPNLAWGLVLLGGIVECFWASGLKYADSLLLYALTGILILISFFGMILAVRVLEVGIAYSVFVGIGTLGVTMAEVLFFGEPFSALKILFIITLLIGVVGLKLSADKIEESQGEKLAETLSHDLGIDEIVQDSKEYK; encoded by the coding sequence ATGACACAGATTAAACTCACCCCGAATCTCGCGTGGGGATTGGTGCTTTTAGGTGGCATTGTAGAATGCTTTTGGGCGAGTGGGCTAAAATATGCCGATAGCCTCTTGCTCTATGCGCTCACAGGCATTTTGATTCTCATCTCATTTTTTGGAATGATTTTAGCAGTGAGAGTGCTAGAAGTAGGTATCGCTTATAGCGTGTTTGTGGGCATTGGCACATTAGGCGTTACAATGGCAGAAGTTCTTTTCTTTGGCGAGCCTTTTTCAGCCCTTAAAATTCTCTTTATCATTACCTTGCTTATCGGCGTGGTGGGGCTAAAGCTTTCAGCAGATAAGATAGAAGAATCTCAAGGAGAGAAGCTCGCAGAAACGCTTTCGCACGATTTGGGAATTGATGAAATCGTGCAAGATTCTAAGGAGTACAAATGA
- a CDS encoding cytolethal distending toxin subunit A/C has protein sequence MKKFTLLFILISSFVYGGDPEDLPDFTAPFSLRNLATGDLLAPDYRKPNWNLKQVDLDEQIRKSDPFDKFNLGAMQFVNADDPKSCLGIDESGFFALKNCEEDLKSKKLETVFTIIPTTSAAVQIRSFVLDKTECISVFFNPRLPSGRGTGITPCSVDKIFTIDLFRLMLILPPLVEAKTINP, from the coding sequence ATGAAAAAATTTACTTTATTATTCATTTTAATCTCAAGCTTTGTATATGGAGGTGATCCTGAAGATTTACCAGATTTTACCGCACCATTTTCTCTAAGAAATCTTGCAACAGGAGATTTACTTGCTCCAGATTATAGAAAACCAAATTGGAATCTCAAGCAAGTTGATCTTGATGAACAAATCCGCAAAAGTGATCCTTTTGATAAGTTTAATTTAGGGGCTATGCAATTTGTTAATGCAGATGATCCAAAGTCGTGCCTAGGGATTGATGAAAGCGGATTTTTTGCGCTTAAAAATTGTGAAGAGGATTTAAAAAGTAAAAAGCTTGAAACCGTATTTACAATTATTCCTACAACAAGTGCTGCGGTACAAATTCGTTCTTTTGTTTTGGACAAAACAGAATGTATTTCGGTATTTTTTAACCCTCGCCTACCTTCAGGCAGGGGCACTGGCATTACTCCTTGTAGTGTAGATAAAATATTTACCATAGATTTGTTTAGACTTATGCTCATTCTCCCTCCTTTGGTTGAGGCAAAAACTATTAATCCTTAA
- a CDS encoding cytolethal distending toxin subunit B family protein — protein sequence MRILLCFLMSFTLALANLEDYRVSTWNLQGSSANTESKWNISVRQLITGDNPANILMVQEAGAIPASARRTGRMVQPGGTPVEEFTWELGTYSRPNTVYIYYAPLDVGARRVNLAIVSDRRADEVLVVHQNVVATEASRPAIGIRIGNDVFFNIHALASGGGDAPALVTAVHDNFINMPQINWLIAGDFNRDPALLQSGLDTRITNHIRITAPNSATHFSSRGANRTLDYAVVGRSSPSRSTIALPQIAAILMAANIRAHLSSDHSPVHFGRF from the coding sequence ATGAGAATACTATTATGCTTTTTAATGAGTTTTACCCTTGCTTTAGCCAATCTTGAAGATTATAGAGTAAGCACTTGGAATCTACAAGGTTCTTCAGCAAATACTGAGAGTAAATGGAATATAAGTGTGAGACAACTCATCACAGGAGATAATCCTGCTAATATCCTTATGGTGCAAGAAGCAGGTGCTATACCTGCTTCAGCGAGAAGAACGGGCAGAATGGTTCAGCCCGGTGGGACACCTGTAGAGGAGTTTACATGGGAGCTTGGAACTTATTCTAGACCAAATACGGTTTATATCTATTATGCTCCTCTAGATGTGGGAGCAAGAAGGGTGAATCTCGCCATAGTTTCTGATAGAAGAGCTGATGAAGTTCTTGTAGTGCATCAAAATGTTGTTGCCACAGAGGCATCGCGTCCAGCTATTGGTATTCGTATCGGCAATGATGTGTTTTTTAATATTCACGCTTTAGCAAGTGGAGGTGGTGATGCACCTGCTTTAGTTACAGCCGTGCACGATAATTTTATTAATATGCCACAAATAAATTGGCTTATCGCTGGAGATTTTAATCGTGATCCAGCGCTCTTGCAATCTGGGCTAGATACAAGAATCACCAATCATATCCGCATTACTGCGCCAAACTCTGCTACACATTTTAGCTCTAGAGGAGCAAATAGAACACTTGATTATGCGGTAGTGGGCAGATCAAGCCCTTCTCGTTCTACTATAGCCTTGCCGCAAATTGCAGCAATACTTATGGCAGCAAATATACGCGCACACCTCTCATCTGACCATTCGCCTGTGCATTTTGGACGATTTTAG
- a CDS encoding cytolethal distending toxin subunit A/C: protein MRHLFFIFITLLFAACSSTPKVDHGIGLSPTPPPNEPIPGEKSRAMLMEMEGHKTPVSIPDANAPKIDRNASNPISIMSSSGGLLTLWALKPRNWVWGYTPIDSFEFGRAKFWRIISFSNGQVMIKNMQESTCLQAYGNGVIHDICDSKNQAQLWNLNFFDNQAIQIQSVSAKTCLQTPTVRTTTYYSIYLTKCATSSNLDQQWYITPVALEPEPIFFIR, encoded by the coding sequence ATGAGACATTTATTTTTTATTTTCATAACTCTTTTGTTTGCAGCGTGTTCTTCAACACCAAAGGTTGATCATGGTATAGGATTGAGCCCAACGCCTCCACCTAATGAGCCAATACCGGGTGAAAAATCAAGAGCAATGCTGATGGAAATGGAGGGGCATAAAACTCCTGTTAGTATTCCTGATGCAAATGCGCCAAAAATAGATAGAAATGCTTCTAATCCTATATCAATTATGTCTTCATCGGGAGGTCTTTTAACGCTTTGGGCGCTTAAGCCAAGAAATTGGGTATGGGGATATACGCCTATTGATAGTTTTGAGTTTGGCAGAGCAAAATTTTGGCGTATTATAAGTTTTTCAAATGGGCAAGTGATGATTAAAAATATGCAAGAAAGTACTTGTCTTCAGGCTTATGGAAATGGTGTGATTCACGATATATGCGATAGTAAAAATCAAGCGCAATTATGGAATCTCAACTTCTTTGACAATCAAGCGATACAAATTCAAAGTGTGAGTGCAAAAACTTGTTTGCAAACACCAACTGTGCGAACAACGACATACTATAGTATTTATTTAACAAAATGTGCGACGAGTTCTAACCTTGACCAACAATGGTATATTACCCCTGTGGCACTAGAACCAGAACCTATTTTTTTCATTAGATAA
- a CDS encoding TdeIII family type II restriction endonuclease, translating into MQNLKNNVKNRLFQALRNKFENYKPETSSMPFHTRLLGKDRMALYSFIQSLNTNFGTSIFEPVAEELGLKHFDVIKRQMVVATTITKEAQRVIQDIMDSLESGNSKPNKNEEIARILAVSQSGETSIIKPTKVDLFLQKGNNVYLIDIKTAKPNKGGFKEFKRTLLTWVGCFGFNNPNAKINSLIAIPYNPYEPKPYERWTMAGMLDLDSEIKVAEEFWDFLGGKGSYELILSAFEEVGCEMREEIDAYFKKFNQH; encoded by the coding sequence ATGCAAAATCTTAAAAACAATGTCAAAAATCGTCTGTTTCAAGCATTACGCAATAAGTTTGAAAATTATAAGCCCGAAACTTCTTCTATGCCTTTTCACACAAGACTTTTAGGTAAAGACAGAATGGCACTTTATAGCTTTATTCAAAGTCTGAATACTAATTTCGGCACAAGTATCTTTGAGCCTGTGGCTGAAGAATTGGGTTTAAAGCATTTTGATGTTATCAAGCGTCAAATGGTGGTTGCAACTACAATTACCAAAGAAGCACAAAGAGTGATACAAGATATTATGGATTCTTTAGAAAGCGGCAATTCTAAGCCTAACAAAAATGAGGAAATCGCTAGAATCTTAGCGGTTTCACAAAGTGGAGAAACAAGCATTATCAAACCTACAAAGGTGGATTTGTTTTTGCAGAAGGGCAATAATGTGTATTTAATTGATATTAAAACCGCTAAACCAAACAAGGGTGGATTTAAAGAATTTAAACGCACACTTTTAACTTGGGTAGGTTGCTTTGGGTTTAATAATCCAAATGCAAAGATTAACTCACTCATTGCTATACCTTACAACCCTTATGAGCCAAAACCCTATGAGAGATGGACAATGGCAGGAATGCTTGATTTAGATTCTGAAATTAAAGTAGCAGAGGAATTTTGGGATTTTTTGGGTGGCAAGGGAAGTTATGAGCTAATTTTATCGGCTTTTGAAGAGGTTGGGTGTGAAATGAGAGAGGAAATTGATGCGTATTTTAAGAAATTTAATCAACATTGA
- a CDS encoding DUF262 domain-containing HNH endonuclease family protein: protein MSQETLEKVLSRDKFSIPQYQRDYAWKKKNFEELWEDLRESRDSGDSQGHFLGTIVVAPNQQDSKKFDIIDGQQRITTIFMLLYALVCKSEFKDTYKIKFLTDKRGDTKLEVVPQNQEFLKELLRDSEKGTLSSTLKEKADTRGKKNLYEVFESILDKVSNLDSVEVEKSIETLLSMVLMWLEEPNSGRAIRTFQSVNDRGISLSLLDKLKSLLIYYSNLYCNGSGGLDEEINNTFGEIFKIFLKIEDHRHISNIGNQQFGESDIFRYHAGSNKFAHIEFLGYYRSSNSDTYEKLKSELKSISKKLESSDFKNFIKSYIDDLKNFYQAFLGLLDEIDTNPHIFKLFLLEKINPYFYNSLVRCKINNQLDNELITLFAKADILFFKSGSSRDGTAYNLINSCLHGKEEFKNEIILQCKKSNNIKQAIEYLLEYAYGMLYFHYVFFEQNCQNMDINELKNLIEKKQLTQEKEHIIPENLLETEDEAQAKKLGFDDLEDLDNYINSYGNLLSLEKGLNSKAKDKDLIGKAEIYKSSKIHFIRRFEVEKFNKNLLKKRKEECENWLKKEFFKDFLN, encoded by the coding sequence ATGAGTCAAGAAACTTTAGAGAAAGTCTTAAGTAGGGATAAATTCAGTATTCCACAATATCAAAGGGATTATGCGTGGAAAAAGAAAAATTTTGAAGAATTATGGGAGGATTTAAGGGAAAGCAGAGATTCTGGAGATTCTCAAGGACACTTTTTGGGGACTATTGTTGTAGCACCAAATCAGCAGGATAGTAAAAAATTTGATATTATTGATGGGCAGCAGCGCATTACAACTATATTTATGCTTTTATACGCTCTTGTATGCAAAAGTGAGTTTAAAGATACTTACAAAATTAAATTTCTAACTGATAAAAGAGGTGATACAAAACTTGAGGTTGTTCCACAAAATCAAGAATTCTTAAAAGAACTCTTAAGAGATTCAGAGAAAGGAACTTTATCATCAACATTGAAAGAAAAAGCTGATACTAGAGGTAAGAAAAACTTATATGAAGTTTTTGAATCAATTTTAGATAAAGTATCAAACCTAGATTCTGTCGAAGTTGAAAAATCTATTGAAACATTATTATCTATGGTTTTAATGTGGCTTGAAGAACCAAATTCTGGGAGAGCCATACGAACATTTCAAAGCGTTAATGATAGGGGCATTTCTCTTAGTTTGTTAGATAAGTTAAAATCACTTTTGATTTATTATTCTAATCTTTATTGTAATGGCAGTGGGGGCTTAGACGAGGAAATTAATAATACTTTTGGAGAAATTTTTAAGATATTTTTAAAAATTGAAGACCATAGACATATTTCAAATATTGGCAATCAACAATTTGGAGAAAGCGACATTTTTCGTTATCACGCAGGAAGCAATAAATTTGCACATATTGAGTTCTTGGGGTATTATAGAAGCAGTAATAGTGATACTTATGAGAAACTAAAAAGTGAGCTTAAAAGTATTAGCAAAAAGTTAGAAAGTTCTGATTTCAAAAATTTTATTAAATCTTATATTGATGATTTAAAAAATTTTTATCAAGCCTTTTTGGGTTTATTGGATGAAATAGATACTAATCCTCATATTTTTAAACTTTTTTTGCTTGAAAAAATAAATCCATATTTTTATAATTCCCTTGTAAGATGTAAGATAAATAATCAGCTTGATAACGAGCTTATAACGCTTTTTGCAAAGGCGGATATTTTATTTTTTAAATCAGGCAGTTCTCGTGATGGAACTGCATATAACTTGATTAATTCTTGTTTGCACGGAAAAGAAGAGTTTAAAAATGAAATAATTTTGCAATGCAAAAAATCTAATAACATTAAACAAGCCATAGAATATTTATTAGAATATGCCTATGGTATGCTTTATTTTCATTATGTATTTTTTGAACAAAATTGTCAAAATATGGATATAAACGAACTAAAGAATCTTATAGAGAAAAAACAACTCACACAAGAAAAAGAACATATCATACCTGAAAATTTGCTTGAAACAGAAGATGAAGCACAGGCAAAAAAATTAGGTTTTGATGATTTAGAGGATTTGGATAATTATATAAATTCATATGGAAATCTTTTATCACTTGAAAAAGGTCTTAACTCAAAAGCAAAAGATAAAGATTTAATTGGCAAAGCGGAGATTTACAAAAGTTCCAAAATTCATTTTATAAGAAGGTTTGAAGTGGAAAAATTTAATAAAAATTTATTGAAAAAGCGTAAGGAGGAATGTGAAAATTGGCTCAAAAAAGAATTTTTTAAAGATTTTTTAAATTAA
- a CDS encoding DNA methyltransferase, translating into MTQILSDTLLTPKQASIWASEYLGKKVTSNNIIYLLNYGKIANHSTDLKENLIDKNELKIYYDSTIKSQKHLESPLSFAQYKEAETTKHIHRIHPYKGKFIPQLVEYFLDSHTDSIKQETYFKPNDIVLDIFAGSGTTLCVANELGMNAVGIDISIFNALLCNAKVAKYDLEALESELLRLTNCLEKHTKNLQISSFESALNDALSTFNQAYFPNKTFKRQVALKQIDEKAYGEAKAQEFLKIYNDLVKLYHINLSTKAQGSFFEKWYVDSIREEIILLKNEIAKAPKVLQDILCIILSRTARSTRATTHSDLATLLEPITATYYCKKHGRICKPLFSIAKWWKAYAKDALKRLREFESLRSETKQLCLNADSINVDIITAAQQQDKAFAQLIKSQKIAGIFSSPPYVGLIDYHEQHAYAYDIFDLPRKDNLEIGKLSEGQGKSAQEKYMQGIAQALKNAKRFLKEDYNVFLVANDKFNLYPKIAELANMQIVKKYDRPVLNRSEKDKNRYNESIFHLRDKNFQTNLV; encoded by the coding sequence ATGACACAAATCTTAAGTGATACTTTACTTACACCCAAACAAGCGAGTATCTGGGCAAGTGAGTATTTAGGGAAAAAGGTAACAAGCAATAATATTATCTATCTCTTAAATTATGGGAAAATTGCTAATCACAGCACAGATTTAAAAGAAAATTTGATTGATAAAAATGAGCTTAAAATATATTATGATAGCACGATTAAATCGCAAAAACACTTAGAATCTCCGCTCTCGTTTGCACAATATAAAGAAGCAGAGACGACAAAGCATATCCACAGAATCCACCCCTATAAAGGCAAGTTTATCCCCCAACTTGTGGAGTATTTTTTAGATTCGCACACAGATTCTATCAAGCAAGAAACTTATTTTAAGCCCAATGATATTGTGCTAGATATTTTTGCAGGGAGTGGCACAACTTTGTGTGTGGCAAATGAGCTAGGAATGAATGCGGTTGGGATTGATATTTCCATTTTTAATGCTTTACTTTGCAATGCTAAGGTTGCTAAATATGATTTAGAAGCCCTTGAATCTGAACTTCTAAGGCTTACAAACTGCTTAGAAAAACATACAAAGAATCTACAAATTAGCTCTTTTGAATCCGCTTTAAATGACGCTTTGAGCACATTTAATCAAGCTTATTTTCCTAACAAAACCTTTAAACGTCAAGTTGCCTTAAAACAAATTGATGAAAAAGCCTATGGAGAGGCAAAAGCGCAGGAGTTTTTAAAAATTTATAATGATTTAGTGAAGCTTTATCATATCAACCTTAGCACAAAGGCGCAAGGAAGCTTTTTTGAAAAATGGTATGTGGATTCTATAAGGGAGGAGATTATTTTACTTAAAAATGAAATTGCAAAAGCCCCCAAAGTTTTACAAGATATTTTATGCATTATCCTAAGTCGCACAGCAAGAAGCACTCGCGCCACGACACACTCGGATTTAGCTACACTTTTAGAACCTATCACAGCAACTTATTATTGCAAAAAACACGGCAGAATCTGCAAACCACTCTTTAGCATTGCAAAATGGTGGAAAGCCTATGCTAAAGATGCTTTAAAGCGATTAAGAGAATTTGAATCTTTGCGAAGTGAAACGAAGCAACTTTGCTTGAATGCAGATTCTATAAATGTAGATATTATCACTGCAGCGCAACAACAAGATAAGGCTTTTGCTCAACTTATCAAATCTCAAAAAATTGCTGGAATCTTTAGCTCCCCGCCTTATGTAGGGTTGATTGATTATCACGAACAACACGCTTATGCCTATGATATTTTTGATTTGCCTCGCAAGGATAATTTAGAGATTGGTAAGTTAAGTGAGGGGCAAGGCAAGAGCGCACAAGAAAAATATATGCAAGGCATAGCACAAGCTTTAAAAAACGCTAAAAGATTTTTAAAAGAGGATTATAATGTGTTTTTGGTTGCCAATGATAAATTTAATCTTTACCCAAAAATTGCAGAACTTGCAAATATGCAGATTGTCAAAAAATACGATAGACCTGTGCTTAATCGCAGCGAAAAAGATAAAAATAGGTATAATGAGAGTATATTTCATTTGAGGGATAAAAACTTTCAAACAAATTTAGTTTAA